The genomic DNA TCACTCCTGCGAAGAGGCTGGGAGTGCCCGAAGAGGTTTGCAACCCAGTTTCCCAGCTTTgttagaggaaaaaaagagtctGCTGAAAATTTCCCTTAGTgttgtataaaaaaaatgaagccagacCACAAAGGTCTTGCAGTGCTCCATAAACAGTATTAGAGGATATAAAGAAGTAGTTGTGAAGCCATACAATAGAAGAAGAAAGGTTAAAGCACAACTGTACTGAACAATTTTTGAATTGCCGTCGTTGTCCAGGTCTCATCTGCAGTGTGCTTCctgctctctcctgctgcttccTACATTTCTGGAGCCACGTTGAAGGTCGATGCGGGACAAAGTTTGTATAAGTCCATGTGGGAGATACAGAGTACGTACAGCTCTCTAACACAACTGCACTGTAGTCTTCccagtagggctgccacgagtagtcgactagtcacgattacgtcgattattaaaatcgtcgacgactaatttaatagtcgacgcgtcttttgaagctttgtaagatcccaaaagacgcaggaatgaGTAGTAgtatttaagagtgtaataacggactgaaacagaagatggcagcactgcatgtacaaggatgccagctgccgttaaaccccgaagaagaagaagctgtgtcccataattcatagcgcggcccagcgcAGTtgtcaacaatggcggcagctagttttaatgttactgttattattctttttgggtcacaaaataaagtttaacatattttaaggcgagaatgtaactgtgtaaacctcaaatatctgctcaatttatcaagacaccacatattttcaaaagcgctccgacgttttcggagacgtctgttacccacctgctcgatagcgagccggggttcagggctcactagagccggtgagaacaccggactcccggcaaatcgttttgaAACCCagcgccgtctttcgctactcaggttaaacatgtaatataagtcacttagataacttaaaaatgttattgtttggcttttttccagTATtgttatttgttcctgagtaaattggtttggctgagattaagttatagtttttacacagctgaataaatgtcaagcagacaactgattatcagaagtgtgagatgctcgagaatatattccggtgtcctgttatattttagatagcaaggagcagacggctgagtttgtTAAACTTCactgaaacaatctgcaaatgtcattaaaatttaataaactatcatcttgtctttatttttagtttgcacataccttaaacacttcaagctgtaagctaatgatagttatataagagcagatgctgctggtgcaataagctgtaggttttacgtccaatggatgcatgatctgattagtcgactaatcgcaaaaataatcggtgtctagttgactatcaaaataattgtttgtggcagccctacttccCAGTAGATTTAATACAGGAGCTAAATTCTTGTGTTTGTCTCCAGACCACAGTGCATGGCCTGAGGCTCCAGAGGGGGAGAACCTGGATGCTCTGAATGAACTGGTCGACCCAAAAAGCAAACTCTGATTCACTCATGGGACGCGCAAGAGCACAAAATCTCCATATACAGAAAGTCTGTATATGTAGTGTGTGACTGATTATTAAGAATTTGCACATAACTGTATGTAATTAATAGTACGAGAAGTGTCCAGAGGTAAAGATTTGTAACATGTACATATAATTTTTCTCTCCAATTCTCTTGTCAACAAGTCTGTGagtaaaatttaataaaactgtaaaacagaacaatataattttcttttttcatttaacatctCTGTGTTACATCTCTGTGCATCTTTGTTACAGCAGTTGACAGGAATATGAAATGACATTACTACCAATATGAAATTGATTTTCTGCCTGGtagatattttgtattttagaaGGTTACAGCATGTAGTATCAAAGGTTTCCTGCATCTGTTCTTGATTAATTGTGTTAAATGCACTTGAGAAACCAAAGAATGTGATCCTCGCTATATAGATAGGAGTAAGATCTCGACAGCATGTATATGATTACAAACTGCTCTCACAGTTTTGACCTTTGTGCAAACAGCAGAGTGTACAGACATTTTTTCTCCTGTCGTCTCAGACCATCTAATCATTTGCAAATGAAATGTCTATCTTGCAGCTGGCTGCCAGGTATACAAAAAGACATTCAGACGATAGTAATTGTTTCAGCATGGTAACACCGCATGTTAATCATAATAAGTGTCATTAGGCATAAATATATTTAGATTGTGACTTTATGTAGTTGTTCTGTGTTTGATGTTGAAAATCAGTCATATGTTTATAATTAAATAACGTTATTTTGTTGATCACGGGCACCAAACTAAAAGACACAGCGTgactttaaccctggagaaccaatggggtcggctctgaccccattggttctccagggttaaaagtgaaaaaaaaaaaaaaagcgttaCGGAGTTTTGTCCCTAATGCCGTGCCATAATTTGCCGTATTCCTGCATCAAGTGTCGTAACAATTATCCCAGCAGCAGAGGTCACAACAATTGTTCAGGTACCGGATTTATTCCTCTTTAAAATCTTCGGTGTTTCTGTATTACAGtcatttgtgtttctttctcACACCAGGCGATAGGAAAGCAATATTTTCACCAGGGAAGAGGCgtttgaaaataaatgttagAAGAATTGCAAACAGAAATGCATTGCTAACGTAATGCTAGCCTCCTTGTATGTGTGAAGTTGACGTTTAATTGACATATTATCCTCTAACAGGTCGGTGGTTTAACCAGACAGGTTACACAGTAATAATGTTGACTATTTAAAGGTAGTTAATCGCTGATAACTTTGTTCGAGGAAGTGTAAATAGCGAGGttaacatttttgtgtttgtgtcgtTTAGCCTAGCAGCAAATATGGCTTGTGGGACTGAATAAAGACACGGCACTTAAACACATCCTTAATAATTCGGAATTTACTCGATAGTCGTTACAGTCACTAGATTTTATCCTGATGATTCTCGCgcttttgtttcctttgttaaACAAGTCGATAGAAAAAATGGGCTATATCTCAACATGCATCGTTTTAGTGTGCAATGTAAATAAAGCTTACATTTTATGACTAACTTTTTAACTACAGCTAAGCACCCTAAaggggatggatggatagacagATAACAGATACTTTATTGATCGCACAGGGGACATGTTCGTGTTACAGCGGCAggatatataataaaaatagtaaagtctacaataaataaacagcatAGAGAACGTAACACTGCCACAGGCCCACGGTGAGCCTTATACTATGAGATTTTATGTAAAACCTTATATATACAACAGTGATTAAAAAaccaagaacaaaaaaaaatgaggtTAAGTGGATTTTTATTCCTGATAGGCGTGTTCACCTGTCACAGAAAGAAAGAGTTACTGTACAGTTTCACAGAGAATGGCAGGAATCATTTCCTTAAGCTTATTTGTGGCTTTCATGTAATCATCCTTTGAATACATTAGCCATTTCCATGATTACACCCAGATACCAGAAATAAGTTGCAGATTTGGTCGAAATGAACTTTGTCCTGTTGTTTGGAAATAATAGTTCCTCTGCAGTTTGAACATGTTTGTATTAAGCGAGCTGCTGCCATTTGCTGAACCTACTGAAAGCGAGCGTGTTTCATTAAGTAAAACACAGATGACACAAGAAGCAAAACAAAGTCTGCCAATAAGGTGAAGGTTAAAAAAGTGGCCTGTTTGCTTATGTTTCCAGTATGGGAGGTGACCACGGccacagcaagctgtccatgcCAGATTGGCGACAGTGGAAGACGGAGGGAACGCCGCTGGAGTTCACACAGCAGAGGCTGGCTGCACGGGGTCTCAAAGATCCATGGGCACGGTCAGTATTTTTGCCCATGTGTGATAAGTTTTTGACATCTCCTTATATTCGGTGTGATCTGACACCGCTGCACGTCTTTCTCTCCTGTCACTTTCCCTTTCTCTGCAGCAACGAGGCGTGGAGGTATTCAGGCGGCTTCGCTCGTGCTGTGACTCTGTCGGAAGTTCTGCTGAGAGGATTCAAGTGGGGCTTTGCTGCCTTTACTGTAGCTCTGGCTGTAGAGTACACCATGTTCCCTCCAAAGAAGGGTGGCCACTAATGTTCATCATTGCCCATCAACCCCAGAGCATATGCAATTTAATCTGATTATATTCTGTGTTTTCTCTTGATTAAATATCTTTGTAATCGCACAAGGCTTCTTAAGTGTATTCAATTAGAATGTAATCAACATTTTGCATTAAGGTTTTATTGATACCAATGTTTTATCAAAACATCCTTTAAACCATGATGAGAATACAATTACAACATCACAGTAATTCCAGTAAAAAAACTGTCCTTATTCCTGCTTTCTCTTCCATCTCAGTTTACGGAAGCATAGCTTCATACATTTTGCTGTCAGCATTACAAAGACAAGCACCACAGTAGTCAGCAGCGCTATTACATCCAGGCTGAAGTACTGGAACCAGTAGAGTTCATGGAGAGCCGATTTGAGATGCTTCACCCCTTTATGCCGCATCACAAATTCTGTCCAATACACTGAAAGCTCAAGCGGGTCCAACGGCCGATCGTTATGAAGATCTGACAGCTTCTTCATGTTCTCTTTAtacctgaaaacacacagatgaaCAGGCAGGCTTTTTTAAACGACAGTGAGCTGAGTTAAATCATATGTAAAGCTCTTTCAAGAACAAATGGTACAGTGAAGGTTTGTTagagttgtttattttttgcaattAATGTGACCACCATCAGGTTTAACACGAGTCCTAAAATTAGATAATGTGATGTGGACCCAGTTGAACAAATGAGAGCCTTTTATTTACTTAGGAAAAAGTCACTCATTGCATACCTGTGAGGGGGAAAGTATGAAAGCCTGCACCCTGTTTTAGTTTAAAGCACAGGGATCTGTCCAAGTCTGATATTCAAAACACTCAGAAATACACTGAGGCACAAATAAAGGACATTTCTGAGGTCATCAGTAAAAGAGTATCTGATGCTCAGGCTGGAAAAAATGATAAAAGTCAGACTGTGCGAATACAGGAAATTCAGGACGAGTGTTACACTCTTTGGTGTGCTTGATCACCAAAGAGTCAACCTCATGTAGCTGCAATCATGACTACACATAAAATAGTCATTTGAGAAATGAGACACCCCAAAAGCCTAACCCTATATGAGAGGGCAAGTACGTTGGGTTAAGGTCAGAAAGTCTCACTGAGTCTAAAAACTGCATGATACACAGGCACCTGGAAAAGTGTTGCATTCTGTTGTCTTCAGATGTTTGTGGTGTGCATGGTGGTCCTGCAAATAGATACCCCCG from Pelmatolapia mariae isolate MD_Pm_ZW linkage group LG18, Pm_UMD_F_2, whole genome shotgun sequence includes the following:
- the ndufb3 gene encoding NADH dehydrogenase [ubiquinone] 1 beta subcomplex subunit 3, whose translation is MGGDHGHSKLSMPDWRQWKTEGTPLEFTQQRLAARGLKDPWARNEAWRYSGGFARAVTLSEVLLRGFKWGFAAFTVALAVEYTMFPPKKGGH